In one Columba livia isolate bColLiv1 breed racing homer chromosome 23, bColLiv1.pat.W.v2, whole genome shotgun sequence genomic region, the following are encoded:
- the OSBPL7 gene encoding oxysterol-binding protein-related protein 7 isoform X1: MGSHEKDPSSPKRALSRSNSTVSSKHSSVQQGSESWEVLEEPRAGGSPGRELRRHEGYLLKKRKWPLKGWHKRYFVLENGILKYATTRQDVLKGKLHGSIDVRQSVMSINKKAQRVDLDTEENIYHLKIKSPELFASWVSSLCSHHQGEGPRGGPAGRTPPNAQGPWMRILPSGSAPALSALASSRDKVNAWLKDSEGLERCSAELSECQAKLQELTAMLHSLEALHRIPSAPLISSSQPSAATEKPKKGRRTTKIWCTQSFAKDDTIGRVGRLHGSVPNLSRYLEPSQSQLPFSLPPEYSQLQRSFWVLAQKVHGSLSSVVAALTAERARLEEMRQALDRRHSAPRPGGAGNTGAALRRFHSLSVSSDTTLDSFASLHPDEPDALPAKGREQQLSNRSIVSLADSHTEFFDACEVLLSASSSENEPSDDESCISEATTSVCEDAAEPGGPGRPPTGAEGAGTPVDPPPLELPGPDPRRRSRLPAPPAPPGDVSLWGLLRSSVGKDLSRVALPVQLNEPLNTLQRLCEELEYSGLLDRASRARDPRQRLVYVAAFAVSAYASTYYRAGSKPFNPVLGETYECVRPDRGFRFISEQVCHHPPISACHAESDNFIFWQDMRWKNKFWGKSLEIVPVGTVNVQLPRTGDHFEWNKVTTCIHNVLSGPRWIEHYGEVLIRNTRDASYHCKITFCKARYWGAGANEVQGAVLSRSGAVVERLAGKWHEGLHRGPPPGQCIWRANPMPHDHERNYGFTQFALELNELTPELRRVLPSTDTRLRPDQRYLEEGNVPAAETQKRQIEQLQRDRRRVMEENNITHQARFFRRLTDSSGKESWVTNNTYWKLRLDPGFAHLDSAVLW, translated from the exons ATGGGCAGCCATGAGAAGGACCCGTCCTCTCCGAAAAGGGCCCTGTCCCGCTCCAACAGCACCGTGTCTTCCAAGCACAGCAGCGTCCAGCAG GGCTCGGAGAgctgggaggtgctggaggAGCCACGGGCGGGGGGCAGCCCAGGCCGGGAGCTGCGGCGGCACGAGGGCTACCTGCTcaagaagaggaaatggcccctGAAGGGCTGGCACAAG AGGTACTTTGTGCTGGAAAATGGCATCTTGAAATACGCCACCACACGCCAGGAC gTCCTCAAGGGCAAACTGCACGGATCCATTGACGTCCGTCAGTCCGTCATGTCCATCAACAAGAAGGCGCAGCGGGTGGACCTGGACACGGAGGAGAACATCTACCACCTCaag ATCAAGTCCCCGGAGCTCTTTGCCAGCTGGGTGAGCAGCCTCTGCTCCCATCACCAGGGCGAGGGGCCCAGGGGGGGCCCTGCGGGGAGGACCCCCCCCAATGCGCAG GGCCCATGGATGCGGATCCTGCCCTCGGGCAGTGCCCCTGCCCTGTCCGCCCTCGCCAGCTCCCGGGACAAGGTGAACGCGTGGCTGAAGGACAGCGAGGGGCTGGAGCGCTGCTCGGCTG AGCTGTCAGAGTGCCAGGCGAAGCTGCAGGAGCTGACGGCCATGCTGCATAGCCTGGAGGCCCTGCACCGCATCCCCTCGGCCCCCCTCATCTCCAGCAGCCAA CCCTCGGCCGCCACGGAGAAGCCAAAGAAGGGCAGGAGAACCACCAAGATTTGGTGCACCCAGAGCTTTGCAAAGGATGACACCATCGGCAGG GTGGGCCGCCTGCATGGCTCTGTCCCCAACCTCTCGCGCTACCTGGAGCCGTCTCAGAgccagctgcccttcagcctgCCCCCCGAGTACAGCCAGCTGCAGCGGAGCTTCTGGGTCCTGGCGCAGAAAG TGCATGGCTCGCTCAGCAGCGTGGTGGCCGCGCTGACGGCCGAGAGGGCCCGTCTGGAGGAGATGCGGCAGGCGCTGGACCGGCGGCACTCAGCACCACGCCCCGGTGGTGCCGGCAATACCGGG GCTGCCCTGCGGCGCTTCCACTCCCTCTCCGTCTCCTCTGACACCACTCTGGACTCCTTTGCCTCGCTGCATCCCGATGAG CCGGACGCACTGCCAGCCAAGGGCCGTGAGCAGCAGCTCTCCAACCGCAGCATCGTCTCGCTGGCCGACTCGCACACCGAGTTCTTCGACGCCTGCGAGGTTCTCCTGTCTGCCAGCTCCTCCGAGAACGAG CCCTCGGACGACGAGTCGTGCATCAGCGAAGCCACCACCAGCGTCTGCGAGGACGCGGCGGAGCCGGGAGGGCCGGGCCGCCCCCCGACAG GAGCGGAGGGTGCGGGGACGCCCGTGGATCCGCCGCCGCTGGAGCTACCGGGGCCGGACCCGCGGCGGCGGAGCCGcctgcccgccccccccgcgcccccgggGGACGTGAGCCTGTGGGGGCTGCTGCGGAGCAGCGTGGGGAAGGACCTGTCACGCGTGGCGCTGCCCGTGCAGCTCAACGAGCCGCTCAACACGCTCCAGCGGCTCTGCGAGGAGCTGGAGTACAGCGGGCTGCTGGACCGCGCCAGCCGCGCCCGCGACCCCCGCCAGCGCCTG GTGTACGTGGCCGCCTTTGCCGTGTCCGCCTACGCCTCCACCTACTACCGGGCGGGCAGCAAACCCTTCAACCCGGTGCTGGGCGAGACCTACGAGTGCGTGCGGCCCGACCGCGGGTTCCGCTTCATCAGCGAGCAg GTCTGCCACCACCCTCCCATCTCCGCCTGCCACGCTGAGTCTGACAACTTCATCTTCTGGCAAG ACATGAGGTGGAAGAACAAATTCTGGGGCAAATCCCTGGAGATTGTCCCCGTGGGCACCGTCAACGTCCAGCTGCCCAG GACCGGGGACCACTTTGAGTGGAACAAGGTGACCACATGCATCCACAACGTCCTCAGTGGGCCCCGCTGGATCGAGCACTATGGGGAGGTGCTAATCCGCAACACCCGCGACGCCTCCTACCACTGCAAGATCACCTTCTGCAAG GCGCGGTACTGGGGCGCGGGGGCCAACGAGGTGCAGGGCGCCGTGCTGAGCCGCAGCGGGGCAGTGGTGGAGCGCCTGGCCGGCAAGTGGCATGAGGGGCTGCACCGTGGGCCACCCCCGGGACAGTGCATCTGGAGAGCCA aCCCCATGCCCCACGACCACGAGAGGAATTACGGCTTCACCCAGTTTGCACTGGAGCTGAACGAGCTGACGCCCGAGCTGCGGCGGGTCCTGCCCTCCACCGACACCCGCCTGCGCCCCGACCAGCG GTACCTGGAGGAAGGCAACGTGCCCGCGGCTGAGACGCAGAAGCGCCAGATCGAGCAGCTGCAGCGGGACCGGCGCCGGGTGATGGAGGAGAATAACATCACGCACCAGGCTCGCTTCTTCAG GCGGCTGACAGACTCCAGCGGCAAAGAGTCATGGGTCACCAACAACACCTACTGGAAGCTGCGCCTGGACCCTGGCTTTGCCCACCTGGACAGCGCGGTGCTCTGGTAG
- the OSBPL7 gene encoding oxysterol-binding protein-related protein 7 isoform X2 — MRPAPAPRPPPAQGSESWEVLEEPRAGGSPGRELRRHEGYLLKKRKWPLKGWHKRYFVLENGILKYATTRQDVLKGKLHGSIDVRQSVMSINKKAQRVDLDTEENIYHLKIKSPELFASWVSSLCSHHQGEGPRGGPAGRTPPNAQGPWMRILPSGSAPALSALASSRDKVNAWLKDSEGLERCSAELSECQAKLQELTAMLHSLEALHRIPSAPLISSSQPSAATEKPKKGRRTTKIWCTQSFAKDDTIGRVGRLHGSVPNLSRYLEPSQSQLPFSLPPEYSQLQRSFWVLAQKVHGSLSSVVAALTAERARLEEMRQALDRRHSAPRPGGAGNTGAALRRFHSLSVSSDTTLDSFASLHPDEPDALPAKGREQQLSNRSIVSLADSHTEFFDACEVLLSASSSENEPSDDESCISEATTSVCEDAAEPGGPGRPPTGAEGAGTPVDPPPLELPGPDPRRRSRLPAPPAPPGDVSLWGLLRSSVGKDLSRVALPVQLNEPLNTLQRLCEELEYSGLLDRASRARDPRQRLVYVAAFAVSAYASTYYRAGSKPFNPVLGETYECVRPDRGFRFISEQVCHHPPISACHAESDNFIFWQDMRWKNKFWGKSLEIVPVGTVNVQLPRTGDHFEWNKVTTCIHNVLSGPRWIEHYGEVLIRNTRDASYHCKITFCKARYWGAGANEVQGAVLSRSGAVVERLAGKWHEGLHRGPPPGQCIWRANPMPHDHERNYGFTQFALELNELTPELRRVLPSTDTRLRPDQRYLEEGNVPAAETQKRQIEQLQRDRRRVMEENNITHQARFFRRLTDSSGKESWVTNNTYWKLRLDPGFAHLDSAVLW; from the exons ATGCGACCGGCCCCggctccgcgcccgccgcccgcccaG GGCTCGGAGAgctgggaggtgctggaggAGCCACGGGCGGGGGGCAGCCCAGGCCGGGAGCTGCGGCGGCACGAGGGCTACCTGCTcaagaagaggaaatggcccctGAAGGGCTGGCACAAG AGGTACTTTGTGCTGGAAAATGGCATCTTGAAATACGCCACCACACGCCAGGAC gTCCTCAAGGGCAAACTGCACGGATCCATTGACGTCCGTCAGTCCGTCATGTCCATCAACAAGAAGGCGCAGCGGGTGGACCTGGACACGGAGGAGAACATCTACCACCTCaag ATCAAGTCCCCGGAGCTCTTTGCCAGCTGGGTGAGCAGCCTCTGCTCCCATCACCAGGGCGAGGGGCCCAGGGGGGGCCCTGCGGGGAGGACCCCCCCCAATGCGCAG GGCCCATGGATGCGGATCCTGCCCTCGGGCAGTGCCCCTGCCCTGTCCGCCCTCGCCAGCTCCCGGGACAAGGTGAACGCGTGGCTGAAGGACAGCGAGGGGCTGGAGCGCTGCTCGGCTG AGCTGTCAGAGTGCCAGGCGAAGCTGCAGGAGCTGACGGCCATGCTGCATAGCCTGGAGGCCCTGCACCGCATCCCCTCGGCCCCCCTCATCTCCAGCAGCCAA CCCTCGGCCGCCACGGAGAAGCCAAAGAAGGGCAGGAGAACCACCAAGATTTGGTGCACCCAGAGCTTTGCAAAGGATGACACCATCGGCAGG GTGGGCCGCCTGCATGGCTCTGTCCCCAACCTCTCGCGCTACCTGGAGCCGTCTCAGAgccagctgcccttcagcctgCCCCCCGAGTACAGCCAGCTGCAGCGGAGCTTCTGGGTCCTGGCGCAGAAAG TGCATGGCTCGCTCAGCAGCGTGGTGGCCGCGCTGACGGCCGAGAGGGCCCGTCTGGAGGAGATGCGGCAGGCGCTGGACCGGCGGCACTCAGCACCACGCCCCGGTGGTGCCGGCAATACCGGG GCTGCCCTGCGGCGCTTCCACTCCCTCTCCGTCTCCTCTGACACCACTCTGGACTCCTTTGCCTCGCTGCATCCCGATGAG CCGGACGCACTGCCAGCCAAGGGCCGTGAGCAGCAGCTCTCCAACCGCAGCATCGTCTCGCTGGCCGACTCGCACACCGAGTTCTTCGACGCCTGCGAGGTTCTCCTGTCTGCCAGCTCCTCCGAGAACGAG CCCTCGGACGACGAGTCGTGCATCAGCGAAGCCACCACCAGCGTCTGCGAGGACGCGGCGGAGCCGGGAGGGCCGGGCCGCCCCCCGACAG GAGCGGAGGGTGCGGGGACGCCCGTGGATCCGCCGCCGCTGGAGCTACCGGGGCCGGACCCGCGGCGGCGGAGCCGcctgcccgccccccccgcgcccccgggGGACGTGAGCCTGTGGGGGCTGCTGCGGAGCAGCGTGGGGAAGGACCTGTCACGCGTGGCGCTGCCCGTGCAGCTCAACGAGCCGCTCAACACGCTCCAGCGGCTCTGCGAGGAGCTGGAGTACAGCGGGCTGCTGGACCGCGCCAGCCGCGCCCGCGACCCCCGCCAGCGCCTG GTGTACGTGGCCGCCTTTGCCGTGTCCGCCTACGCCTCCACCTACTACCGGGCGGGCAGCAAACCCTTCAACCCGGTGCTGGGCGAGACCTACGAGTGCGTGCGGCCCGACCGCGGGTTCCGCTTCATCAGCGAGCAg GTCTGCCACCACCCTCCCATCTCCGCCTGCCACGCTGAGTCTGACAACTTCATCTTCTGGCAAG ACATGAGGTGGAAGAACAAATTCTGGGGCAAATCCCTGGAGATTGTCCCCGTGGGCACCGTCAACGTCCAGCTGCCCAG GACCGGGGACCACTTTGAGTGGAACAAGGTGACCACATGCATCCACAACGTCCTCAGTGGGCCCCGCTGGATCGAGCACTATGGGGAGGTGCTAATCCGCAACACCCGCGACGCCTCCTACCACTGCAAGATCACCTTCTGCAAG GCGCGGTACTGGGGCGCGGGGGCCAACGAGGTGCAGGGCGCCGTGCTGAGCCGCAGCGGGGCAGTGGTGGAGCGCCTGGCCGGCAAGTGGCATGAGGGGCTGCACCGTGGGCCACCCCCGGGACAGTGCATCTGGAGAGCCA aCCCCATGCCCCACGACCACGAGAGGAATTACGGCTTCACCCAGTTTGCACTGGAGCTGAACGAGCTGACGCCCGAGCTGCGGCGGGTCCTGCCCTCCACCGACACCCGCCTGCGCCCCGACCAGCG GTACCTGGAGGAAGGCAACGTGCCCGCGGCTGAGACGCAGAAGCGCCAGATCGAGCAGCTGCAGCGGGACCGGCGCCGGGTGATGGAGGAGAATAACATCACGCACCAGGCTCGCTTCTTCAG GCGGCTGACAGACTCCAGCGGCAAAGAGTCATGGGTCACCAACAACACCTACTGGAAGCTGCGCCTGGACCCTGGCTTTGCCCACCTGGACAGCGCGGTGCTCTGGTAG
- the OSBPL7 gene encoding oxysterol-binding protein-related protein 7 isoform X7: MGSHEKDPSSPKRALSRSNSTVSSKHSSVQQGSESWEVLEEPRAGGSPGRELRRHEGYLLKKRKWPLKGWHKVLKGKLHGSIDVRQSVMSINKKAQRVDLDTEENIYHLKGPWMRILPSGSAPALSALASSRDKVNAWLKDSEGLERCSAELSECQAKLQELTAMLHSLEALHRIPSAPLISSSQPSAATEKPKKGRRTTKIWCTQSFAKDDTIGRVGRLHGSVPNLSRYLEPSQSQLPFSLPPEYSQLQRSFWVLAQKVHGSLSSVVAALTAERARLEEMRQALDRRHSAPRPGGAGNTGAALRRFHSLSVSSDTTLDSFASLHPDEPDALPAKGREQQLSNRSIVSLADSHTEFFDACEVLLSASSSENEPSDDESCISEATTSVCEDAAEPGGPGRPPTGAEGAGTPVDPPPLELPGPDPRRRSRLPAPPAPPGDVSLWGLLRSSVGKDLSRVALPVQLNEPLNTLQRLCEELEYSGLLDRASRARDPRQRLVYVAAFAVSAYASTYYRAGSKPFNPVLGETYECVRPDRGFRFISEQVCHHPPISACHAESDNFIFWQDMRWKNKFWGKSLEIVPVGTVNVQLPRTGDHFEWNKVTTCIHNVLSGPRWIEHYGEVLIRNTRDASYHCKITFCKARYWGAGANEVQGAVLSRSGAVVERLAGKWHEGLHRGPPPGQCIWRANPMPHDHERNYGFTQFALELNELTPELRRVLPSTDTRLRPDQRYLEEGNVPAAETQKRQIEQLQRDRRRVMEENNITHQARFFRRLTDSSGKESWVTNNTYWKLRLDPGFAHLDSAVLW, encoded by the exons ATGGGCAGCCATGAGAAGGACCCGTCCTCTCCGAAAAGGGCCCTGTCCCGCTCCAACAGCACCGTGTCTTCCAAGCACAGCAGCGTCCAGCAG GGCTCGGAGAgctgggaggtgctggaggAGCCACGGGCGGGGGGCAGCCCAGGCCGGGAGCTGCGGCGGCACGAGGGCTACCTGCTcaagaagaggaaatggcccctGAAGGGCTGGCACAAG gTCCTCAAGGGCAAACTGCACGGATCCATTGACGTCCGTCAGTCCGTCATGTCCATCAACAAGAAGGCGCAGCGGGTGGACCTGGACACGGAGGAGAACATCTACCACCTCaag GGCCCATGGATGCGGATCCTGCCCTCGGGCAGTGCCCCTGCCCTGTCCGCCCTCGCCAGCTCCCGGGACAAGGTGAACGCGTGGCTGAAGGACAGCGAGGGGCTGGAGCGCTGCTCGGCTG AGCTGTCAGAGTGCCAGGCGAAGCTGCAGGAGCTGACGGCCATGCTGCATAGCCTGGAGGCCCTGCACCGCATCCCCTCGGCCCCCCTCATCTCCAGCAGCCAA CCCTCGGCCGCCACGGAGAAGCCAAAGAAGGGCAGGAGAACCACCAAGATTTGGTGCACCCAGAGCTTTGCAAAGGATGACACCATCGGCAGG GTGGGCCGCCTGCATGGCTCTGTCCCCAACCTCTCGCGCTACCTGGAGCCGTCTCAGAgccagctgcccttcagcctgCCCCCCGAGTACAGCCAGCTGCAGCGGAGCTTCTGGGTCCTGGCGCAGAAAG TGCATGGCTCGCTCAGCAGCGTGGTGGCCGCGCTGACGGCCGAGAGGGCCCGTCTGGAGGAGATGCGGCAGGCGCTGGACCGGCGGCACTCAGCACCACGCCCCGGTGGTGCCGGCAATACCGGG GCTGCCCTGCGGCGCTTCCACTCCCTCTCCGTCTCCTCTGACACCACTCTGGACTCCTTTGCCTCGCTGCATCCCGATGAG CCGGACGCACTGCCAGCCAAGGGCCGTGAGCAGCAGCTCTCCAACCGCAGCATCGTCTCGCTGGCCGACTCGCACACCGAGTTCTTCGACGCCTGCGAGGTTCTCCTGTCTGCCAGCTCCTCCGAGAACGAG CCCTCGGACGACGAGTCGTGCATCAGCGAAGCCACCACCAGCGTCTGCGAGGACGCGGCGGAGCCGGGAGGGCCGGGCCGCCCCCCGACAG GAGCGGAGGGTGCGGGGACGCCCGTGGATCCGCCGCCGCTGGAGCTACCGGGGCCGGACCCGCGGCGGCGGAGCCGcctgcccgccccccccgcgcccccgggGGACGTGAGCCTGTGGGGGCTGCTGCGGAGCAGCGTGGGGAAGGACCTGTCACGCGTGGCGCTGCCCGTGCAGCTCAACGAGCCGCTCAACACGCTCCAGCGGCTCTGCGAGGAGCTGGAGTACAGCGGGCTGCTGGACCGCGCCAGCCGCGCCCGCGACCCCCGCCAGCGCCTG GTGTACGTGGCCGCCTTTGCCGTGTCCGCCTACGCCTCCACCTACTACCGGGCGGGCAGCAAACCCTTCAACCCGGTGCTGGGCGAGACCTACGAGTGCGTGCGGCCCGACCGCGGGTTCCGCTTCATCAGCGAGCAg GTCTGCCACCACCCTCCCATCTCCGCCTGCCACGCTGAGTCTGACAACTTCATCTTCTGGCAAG ACATGAGGTGGAAGAACAAATTCTGGGGCAAATCCCTGGAGATTGTCCCCGTGGGCACCGTCAACGTCCAGCTGCCCAG GACCGGGGACCACTTTGAGTGGAACAAGGTGACCACATGCATCCACAACGTCCTCAGTGGGCCCCGCTGGATCGAGCACTATGGGGAGGTGCTAATCCGCAACACCCGCGACGCCTCCTACCACTGCAAGATCACCTTCTGCAAG GCGCGGTACTGGGGCGCGGGGGCCAACGAGGTGCAGGGCGCCGTGCTGAGCCGCAGCGGGGCAGTGGTGGAGCGCCTGGCCGGCAAGTGGCATGAGGGGCTGCACCGTGGGCCACCCCCGGGACAGTGCATCTGGAGAGCCA aCCCCATGCCCCACGACCACGAGAGGAATTACGGCTTCACCCAGTTTGCACTGGAGCTGAACGAGCTGACGCCCGAGCTGCGGCGGGTCCTGCCCTCCACCGACACCCGCCTGCGCCCCGACCAGCG GTACCTGGAGGAAGGCAACGTGCCCGCGGCTGAGACGCAGAAGCGCCAGATCGAGCAGCTGCAGCGGGACCGGCGCCGGGTGATGGAGGAGAATAACATCACGCACCAGGCTCGCTTCTTCAG GCGGCTGACAGACTCCAGCGGCAAAGAGTCATGGGTCACCAACAACACCTACTGGAAGCTGCGCCTGGACCCTGGCTTTGCCCACCTGGACAGCGCGGTGCTCTGGTAG
- the OSBPL7 gene encoding oxysterol-binding protein-related protein 7 isoform X3 translates to MGSHEKDPSSPKRALSRSNSTVSSKHSSVQQGSESWEVLEEPRAGGSPGRELRRHEGYLLKKRKWPLKGWHKVLKGKLHGSIDVRQSVMSINKKAQRVDLDTEENIYHLKIKSPELFASWVSSLCSHHQGEGPRGGPAGRTPPNAQGPWMRILPSGSAPALSALASSRDKVNAWLKDSEGLERCSAELSECQAKLQELTAMLHSLEALHRIPSAPLISSSQPSAATEKPKKGRRTTKIWCTQSFAKDDTIGRVGRLHGSVPNLSRYLEPSQSQLPFSLPPEYSQLQRSFWVLAQKVHGSLSSVVAALTAERARLEEMRQALDRRHSAPRPGGAGNTGAALRRFHSLSVSSDTTLDSFASLHPDEPDALPAKGREQQLSNRSIVSLADSHTEFFDACEVLLSASSSENEPSDDESCISEATTSVCEDAAEPGGPGRPPTGAEGAGTPVDPPPLELPGPDPRRRSRLPAPPAPPGDVSLWGLLRSSVGKDLSRVALPVQLNEPLNTLQRLCEELEYSGLLDRASRARDPRQRLVYVAAFAVSAYASTYYRAGSKPFNPVLGETYECVRPDRGFRFISEQVCHHPPISACHAESDNFIFWQDMRWKNKFWGKSLEIVPVGTVNVQLPRTGDHFEWNKVTTCIHNVLSGPRWIEHYGEVLIRNTRDASYHCKITFCKARYWGAGANEVQGAVLSRSGAVVERLAGKWHEGLHRGPPPGQCIWRANPMPHDHERNYGFTQFALELNELTPELRRVLPSTDTRLRPDQRYLEEGNVPAAETQKRQIEQLQRDRRRVMEENNITHQARFFRRLTDSSGKESWVTNNTYWKLRLDPGFAHLDSAVLW, encoded by the exons ATGGGCAGCCATGAGAAGGACCCGTCCTCTCCGAAAAGGGCCCTGTCCCGCTCCAACAGCACCGTGTCTTCCAAGCACAGCAGCGTCCAGCAG GGCTCGGAGAgctgggaggtgctggaggAGCCACGGGCGGGGGGCAGCCCAGGCCGGGAGCTGCGGCGGCACGAGGGCTACCTGCTcaagaagaggaaatggcccctGAAGGGCTGGCACAAG gTCCTCAAGGGCAAACTGCACGGATCCATTGACGTCCGTCAGTCCGTCATGTCCATCAACAAGAAGGCGCAGCGGGTGGACCTGGACACGGAGGAGAACATCTACCACCTCaag ATCAAGTCCCCGGAGCTCTTTGCCAGCTGGGTGAGCAGCCTCTGCTCCCATCACCAGGGCGAGGGGCCCAGGGGGGGCCCTGCGGGGAGGACCCCCCCCAATGCGCAG GGCCCATGGATGCGGATCCTGCCCTCGGGCAGTGCCCCTGCCCTGTCCGCCCTCGCCAGCTCCCGGGACAAGGTGAACGCGTGGCTGAAGGACAGCGAGGGGCTGGAGCGCTGCTCGGCTG AGCTGTCAGAGTGCCAGGCGAAGCTGCAGGAGCTGACGGCCATGCTGCATAGCCTGGAGGCCCTGCACCGCATCCCCTCGGCCCCCCTCATCTCCAGCAGCCAA CCCTCGGCCGCCACGGAGAAGCCAAAGAAGGGCAGGAGAACCACCAAGATTTGGTGCACCCAGAGCTTTGCAAAGGATGACACCATCGGCAGG GTGGGCCGCCTGCATGGCTCTGTCCCCAACCTCTCGCGCTACCTGGAGCCGTCTCAGAgccagctgcccttcagcctgCCCCCCGAGTACAGCCAGCTGCAGCGGAGCTTCTGGGTCCTGGCGCAGAAAG TGCATGGCTCGCTCAGCAGCGTGGTGGCCGCGCTGACGGCCGAGAGGGCCCGTCTGGAGGAGATGCGGCAGGCGCTGGACCGGCGGCACTCAGCACCACGCCCCGGTGGTGCCGGCAATACCGGG GCTGCCCTGCGGCGCTTCCACTCCCTCTCCGTCTCCTCTGACACCACTCTGGACTCCTTTGCCTCGCTGCATCCCGATGAG CCGGACGCACTGCCAGCCAAGGGCCGTGAGCAGCAGCTCTCCAACCGCAGCATCGTCTCGCTGGCCGACTCGCACACCGAGTTCTTCGACGCCTGCGAGGTTCTCCTGTCTGCCAGCTCCTCCGAGAACGAG CCCTCGGACGACGAGTCGTGCATCAGCGAAGCCACCACCAGCGTCTGCGAGGACGCGGCGGAGCCGGGAGGGCCGGGCCGCCCCCCGACAG GAGCGGAGGGTGCGGGGACGCCCGTGGATCCGCCGCCGCTGGAGCTACCGGGGCCGGACCCGCGGCGGCGGAGCCGcctgcccgccccccccgcgcccccgggGGACGTGAGCCTGTGGGGGCTGCTGCGGAGCAGCGTGGGGAAGGACCTGTCACGCGTGGCGCTGCCCGTGCAGCTCAACGAGCCGCTCAACACGCTCCAGCGGCTCTGCGAGGAGCTGGAGTACAGCGGGCTGCTGGACCGCGCCAGCCGCGCCCGCGACCCCCGCCAGCGCCTG GTGTACGTGGCCGCCTTTGCCGTGTCCGCCTACGCCTCCACCTACTACCGGGCGGGCAGCAAACCCTTCAACCCGGTGCTGGGCGAGACCTACGAGTGCGTGCGGCCCGACCGCGGGTTCCGCTTCATCAGCGAGCAg GTCTGCCACCACCCTCCCATCTCCGCCTGCCACGCTGAGTCTGACAACTTCATCTTCTGGCAAG ACATGAGGTGGAAGAACAAATTCTGGGGCAAATCCCTGGAGATTGTCCCCGTGGGCACCGTCAACGTCCAGCTGCCCAG GACCGGGGACCACTTTGAGTGGAACAAGGTGACCACATGCATCCACAACGTCCTCAGTGGGCCCCGCTGGATCGAGCACTATGGGGAGGTGCTAATCCGCAACACCCGCGACGCCTCCTACCACTGCAAGATCACCTTCTGCAAG GCGCGGTACTGGGGCGCGGGGGCCAACGAGGTGCAGGGCGCCGTGCTGAGCCGCAGCGGGGCAGTGGTGGAGCGCCTGGCCGGCAAGTGGCATGAGGGGCTGCACCGTGGGCCACCCCCGGGACAGTGCATCTGGAGAGCCA aCCCCATGCCCCACGACCACGAGAGGAATTACGGCTTCACCCAGTTTGCACTGGAGCTGAACGAGCTGACGCCCGAGCTGCGGCGGGTCCTGCCCTCCACCGACACCCGCCTGCGCCCCGACCAGCG GTACCTGGAGGAAGGCAACGTGCCCGCGGCTGAGACGCAGAAGCGCCAGATCGAGCAGCTGCAGCGGGACCGGCGCCGGGTGATGGAGGAGAATAACATCACGCACCAGGCTCGCTTCTTCAG GCGGCTGACAGACTCCAGCGGCAAAGAGTCATGGGTCACCAACAACACCTACTGGAAGCTGCGCCTGGACCCTGGCTTTGCCCACCTGGACAGCGCGGTGCTCTGGTAG